One window of the Alphaproteobacteria bacterium genome contains the following:
- a CDS encoding AAA family ATPase: MPIRKIEAADAGFPAFETTATGGTPDSRVFSLSSHARAREALEFGLEAHDPGFNIFVVGEDRSGRMTATLSFLEEALRDGARPDDWVYLNNFRRSNEPLAVRLPAGHGRNFRDDMAALVPQLRDALHQAFTREEYQQRLHDEEAAMRAEIGKAIEAARAEAERAGLSLVQSPQGLAVAALDDDDKPRDVSKLPEAERKTLEETGQRVSQMLAEINRDAARRQAKLLEDVRELNRAVAENAVGGLVDELISRFSDVQGLNRWLVAFRVDLLENLALFQPPADAAEGAPAPAAGPQPARPTPEARYAVNLLVDNGEVSGPPIVLEGNPTYANLFGQIEYRQVGGVLQTDYSLIQPGALHRANGGILVLRAEAIAAHADSWAHLKGALRDGLVRMEEQYRAGGVPVAGAPKPAPVPLNVKVVIVGAPQWYYTFFSVDPEFQAYFKVKSEIDADMAASPENLVCYAGLLQGFANKHGATTCTADAIGYLLGYASRIAADRTKLSARFELVEDIVNEAIYEARSNGAAQVDAEAVRAARRNRRNRNARIEDRTHESIQRGTVMISTSGGAVGQVNGLTVRDMGDHAFGAPSRVTARTSIGRRGVTNIERETLLGGPIQQKGAMVIQGFLAGLFARRTPLSFNASITFEQSYGGVEGDSASLAEVLTILSDLADIPLRQDLAVTGSVNQRGEVQAIGGLIQKAEGFYRTCVEAGPLTGDQGVVFPRSNEPGLVLDDGISADIGAGRFHIYSAAHVDEAVELFTGIEAGAPDAAGDYPAGSVYARVAERLVAFDHALDERDR; the protein is encoded by the coding sequence GCGGATGCGGGATTTCCCGCGTTCGAAACTACGGCAACCGGCGGAACGCCGGACAGTCGGGTATTTTCCCTGTCGAGCCATGCCCGCGCGCGCGAGGCACTGGAATTCGGCCTTGAGGCGCACGATCCCGGGTTCAATATATTTGTCGTCGGCGAAGACCGCAGCGGCCGGATGACCGCGACGCTGTCTTTTCTCGAAGAGGCGCTGCGCGACGGCGCGCGTCCTGATGACTGGGTCTATCTCAACAATTTCAGGCGCTCGAACGAGCCGCTTGCCGTGCGTTTGCCGGCAGGCCATGGGCGCAATTTCCGCGACGATATGGCGGCCCTGGTCCCCCAATTGCGCGACGCGCTGCACCAGGCCTTCACGCGTGAAGAGTATCAGCAGCGTCTGCACGATGAGGAAGCGGCGATGCGTGCCGAAATCGGCAAGGCCATCGAGGCCGCGCGCGCCGAGGCGGAGCGGGCCGGGCTGTCGCTCGTCCAATCGCCGCAGGGGCTGGCGGTCGCAGCACTTGATGATGACGACAAGCCGCGTGATGTCTCGAAACTGCCCGAGGCGGAACGCAAGACCCTGGAGGAGACCGGCCAGCGGGTCAGCCAGATGCTGGCCGAGATCAACCGGGACGCGGCACGCCGCCAGGCCAAGCTGCTTGAGGACGTACGCGAGTTGAATCGCGCCGTCGCGGAGAATGCCGTCGGCGGCCTCGTCGATGAGCTGATTTCGCGCTTTAGCGATGTGCAGGGCCTTAACCGCTGGCTGGTCGCGTTCCGGGTCGATCTGCTCGAGAACCTGGCGTTGTTTCAGCCGCCCGCCGACGCGGCCGAGGGTGCCCCGGCGCCCGCGGCCGGCCCACAGCCGGCCCGACCCACGCCGGAGGCGCGCTATGCGGTCAACCTGCTGGTCGACAATGGTGAAGTCTCGGGACCGCCCATCGTGCTTGAGGGCAATCCGACCTACGCCAACCTGTTCGGGCAGATCGAATACCGTCAGGTCGGGGGTGTTCTGCAGACGGATTATTCGCTCATTCAGCCGGGGGCGCTGCATCGTGCCAATGGCGGGATATTGGTGCTTCGCGCCGAGGCGATTGCTGCCCATGCGGACAGTTGGGCCCATCTCAAGGGCGCACTCCGCGATGGCCTGGTGCGTATGGAAGAGCAGTATCGCGCCGGCGGTGTTCCGGTGGCGGGCGCGCCCAAGCCCGCACCTGTGCCCCTTAACGTGAAGGTCGTGATCGTCGGTGCGCCGCAATGGTACTACACGTTCTTCTCCGTCGATCCCGAGTTCCAGGCCTATTTCAAGGTGAAGTCGGAGATCGATGCGGACATGGCTGCCAGCCCGGAGAATCTCGTCTGTTACGCCGGATTGCTTCAGGGGTTCGCGAACAAGCATGGCGCCACCACCTGCACCGCCGATGCGATTGGCTATCTACTTGGCTATGCCTCTCGCATCGCGGCTGACCGGACAAAGCTGTCAGCGCGCTTCGAGCTGGTCGAGGATATCGTCAACGAGGCGATCTATGAGGCCCGGTCAAACGGGGCGGCACAGGTCGATGCCGAAGCGGTGCGCGCCGCGCGGCGGAATCGGCGCAACCGCAACGCGCGGATCGAGGACCGGACACATGAATCGATTCAGCGCGGGACGGTGATGATATCCACGTCCGGTGGCGCGGTCGGGCAGGTCAATGGGCTGACGGTCCGCGATATGGGCGATCACGCGTTTGGCGCGCCGTCGCGGGTGACCGCCCGCACGTCGATCGGCCGGCGCGGTGTCACCAATATCGAACGCGAGACTTTGCTCGGCGGACCGATTCAGCAGAAGGGTGCCATGGTGATCCAGGGCTTCCTCGCGGGCTTGTTTGCGCGGCGCACGCCATTGTCGTTCAACGCCTCGATTACCTTCGAGCAGAGCTATGGCGGCGTCGAGGGCGACAGCGCCTCGTTGGCCGAAGTCCTGACGATTCTGTCGGATCTTGCCGACATACCGCTACGTCAGGACCTCGCGGTCACAGGCTCGGTCAACCAGCGCGGCGAGGTGCAGGCGATCGGCGGGTTGATCCAGAAGGCCGAGGGCTTCTACCGCACCTGTGTCGAGGCGGGCCCGCTGACCGGTGACCAGGGGGTCGTGTTTCCGCGCTCGAACGAGCCGGGCCTTGTTCTCGACGACGGGATATCGGCGGACATCGGCGCCGGTCGCTTCCATATTTATTCGGCGGCCCATGTGGATGAAGCGGTCGAACTGTTCACGGGCATCGAAGCGGGGGCCCCCGACGCGGCGGGCGACTATCCGGCCGGCAGCGTTTATGCGCGGGTCGCCGAACGGCTGGTCGCCTTCGACCACGCGCTCGACGAGCGCGACCGGTAG